A genomic stretch from Empedobacter stercoris includes:
- the tilS gene encoding tRNA lysidine(34) synthetase TilS, producing MKNKSIQQEFNLLLNQHDFNTHGYLLAVSGGVDSMILLDLFRQTSANFQVAHCNFQLRGVDADKDEALVREYCGKLNIPFHSVRFDVAAYQKTGNYSVEMACRNLRYDWFEQVQQQNHLDILVTAHHLDDNIETFLINLSRGTGLKGLIGMQTDNGKIFRPLLNFTKNELLVYAEANEISWREDYTNATDEYTRNKIRHHITPVLKELHPQFDENFLASLSHINDNYQIIQNKVEEVRTDLFSGDNPIKIEINPLKSLQPLETFLYYLFEKYGFYSSKELLKFLDAETGSEIKSTTYRLVKNRENLLLQPIEEENEDEITIFDDLIEINSLNLKFVKSINPHENATEIVDFTSILFPLKLRKVKEGDFFYPIGMNGQKKLMSKFMKDLKLSKLEKEKVWLLCDQKDQIIWVVNHRLDERFKTTETSKNFLNITVC from the coding sequence ATGAAAAATAAATCCATTCAACAAGAGTTTAACTTACTTTTAAATCAACACGATTTTAACACACATGGCTATCTATTAGCTGTAAGTGGGGGAGTTGATAGTATGATTTTGTTGGATTTATTTCGTCAAACTTCTGCAAATTTTCAAGTGGCTCATTGTAATTTTCAATTGCGTGGAGTAGATGCAGATAAAGATGAGGCATTAGTGAGAGAATATTGTGGAAAATTGAATATTCCCTTTCATTCGGTTCGTTTTGACGTTGCAGCTTATCAAAAAACAGGTAATTATTCGGTAGAAATGGCTTGCCGAAATTTGCGTTATGATTGGTTTGAGCAAGTTCAGCAACAAAATCATTTGGATATTTTGGTTACCGCGCATCATTTGGATGATAATATCGAAACGTTTTTGATTAATCTATCTCGTGGAACAGGTTTGAAAGGTTTGATTGGAATGCAAACTGATAATGGAAAAATATTCCGTCCGCTTTTAAACTTTACAAAAAATGAGTTGTTAGTATATGCAGAAGCAAATGAAATTAGTTGGCGAGAAGATTACACAAATGCGACAGATGAATATACCAGAAATAAAATTCGTCATCATATTACACCTGTTTTAAAAGAACTTCATCCTCAGTTTGATGAGAATTTTTTGGCAAGTTTAAGTCATATCAATGATAATTATCAAATTATACAAAATAAAGTAGAAGAAGTCAGAACTGATTTATTTTCAGGAGATAATCCAATAAAGATTGAAATTAATCCATTAAAATCACTTCAACCTTTAGAAACTTTTTTGTATTATTTATTCGAAAAATATGGTTTTTATTCGAGTAAAGAACTTCTGAAATTTTTGGATGCGGAAACGGGAAGTGAAATAAAATCAACAACTTATCGATTGGTTAAAAATCGAGAGAATTTGTTGCTTCAACCAATAGAAGAAGAAAATGAAGACGAAATAACAATTTTTGATGATTTAATTGAAATCAATTCGTTAAATTTGAAGTTCGTGAAATCGATAAATCCACACGAAAACGCTACAGAAATAGTAGACTTTACATCAATTTTGTTTCCACTTAAACTAAGAAAAGTGAAAGAGGGAGATTTCTTTTATCCAATCGGAATGAATGGACAAAAAAAACTGATGAGTAAGTTTATGAAAGATTTGAAACTCTCTAAGTTAGAAAAAGAGAAGGTATGGTTGCTTTGTGACCAAAAAGATCAAATTATTTGGGTGGTGAACCATCGTTTGGATGAACGTTTCAAAACAACAGAAACAAGTAAAAACTTTTTAAACATTACAGTATGTTAA
- a CDS encoding RrF2 family transcriptional regulator: protein MLSKKTKYGLKAMAHLARQESSKPVLIGQISEKEVIPKKFLEAILLDLKKMGFVNSKQGKGGGYYLAKEAKDISLASLIRVLEGPIALLPCVSKNYYEKCDDCPNEGVCTLNKVMVELRDSTLEILENKSLESLK from the coding sequence TTGTTATCAAAAAAAACAAAATACGGACTAAAAGCGATGGCTCATTTGGCCAGACAAGAAAGTAGTAAGCCAGTATTGATTGGGCAAATTTCTGAAAAGGAAGTTATCCCTAAAAAATTCTTGGAAGCAATTTTATTGGATTTAAAAAAAATGGGATTTGTCAATTCAAAACAAGGAAAAGGTGGTGGCTATTATTTAGCAAAAGAAGCAAAGGATATTAGTTTAGCCTCTTTGATTCGTGTTTTAGAAGGTCCAATTGCGCTTTTACCCTGTGTTAGTAAAAATTATTACGAAAAATGCGACGATTGCCCCAACGAAGGCGTTTGCACTTTGAATAAGGTAATGGTAGAATTAAGAGATTCGACATTAGAAATCCTTGAAAATAAATCATTAGAAAGTTTAAAATAA
- a CDS encoding aldehyde dehydrogenase family protein has translation MADFKTEIDKIYELQFKNKSTIRNLTIAQRKVFLLKLEQSILNHRIEIEQALFIDLRKSKVESDSTEIFPVLSEIRLFRKKLNRWSKIKSVSNNLLFFGSKAKIQPEALGNCLIISPWNYPFQLCLLHLVACISAGNTAILKPSEFCPNVSKLLDKIISEVFEQNHVAVIEGQVDETTYLLAKKFDHIHFTGSPKVGKIVMQAGAKHLSSVTLELGGKSPLIIDGSIPMQEVVEKVVWGKLINLGQTCIAPDYIVIKEEFSDQFVDVFITHVENIFGKNPSQSEDLARIVNVQNYNRLKNLITDALEKGAKCPFGNEYKEDELYIKPTLLIDIPKDALIENEEIFGPILPIYTFKEINEVIEYINLKEKPLALYLFSNNLVFIEEVKNQTSSGSVVINETLVHILHPNLPFGGVNHSGIGASTGYEGFKDFSHMKPVLHVNRILSPSKFLNYPYTSTTQKVIDFLMKYF, from the coding sequence ATGGCTGATTTTAAAACGGAAATTGATAAGATTTACGAACTGCAATTCAAGAATAAATCAACTATTCGAAATTTAACTATTGCTCAACGCAAAGTATTTTTGCTAAAATTAGAACAATCAATTCTTAATCACCGAATTGAAATTGAGCAAGCATTGTTTATTGATTTGAGAAAATCAAAAGTTGAATCAGATTCAACTGAAATTTTCCCTGTTTTATCAGAAATTAGGTTATTTCGAAAAAAGTTGAATCGCTGGTCGAAAATAAAATCTGTTTCTAATAATCTTCTTTTTTTTGGTTCGAAAGCAAAAATTCAGCCCGAAGCTTTAGGTAATTGTTTGATTATTTCGCCATGGAATTATCCTTTTCAGTTATGTTTACTACATCTTGTAGCATGTATTTCAGCTGGAAACACAGCCATATTGAAGCCTTCAGAATTTTGTCCAAATGTTTCTAAACTACTTGATAAAATTATATCCGAAGTTTTTGAACAAAATCATGTTGCAGTTATTGAAGGGCAAGTTGATGAAACCACCTATTTATTAGCCAAAAAATTTGACCATATTCATTTTACAGGATCTCCGAAAGTTGGTAAAATTGTAATGCAAGCAGGAGCTAAGCATCTTTCTTCTGTGACATTAGAATTAGGAGGTAAATCGCCTTTGATTATTGATGGATCAATTCCGATGCAAGAAGTGGTAGAGAAAGTTGTTTGGGGTAAATTGATCAATTTGGGACAGACTTGCATTGCGCCAGATTATATAGTGATTAAAGAAGAGTTCAGCGATCAATTTGTAGATGTTTTTATTACACATGTCGAAAATATTTTTGGAAAAAATCCTTCTCAATCAGAGGATTTGGCTCGAATAGTAAATGTTCAAAATTACAATCGATTAAAAAATTTGATCACCGATGCTTTAGAAAAAGGTGCGAAATGCCCGTTTGGAAATGAATATAAAGAGGATGAACTATACATTAAACCAACTTTATTAATTGATATACCGAAAGATGCTTTAATAGAAAATGAAGAAATTTTTGGTCCAATACTTCCTATCTATACATTTAAAGAGATTAATGAAGTAATTGAGTATATTAATTTGAAAGAAAAGCCTTTAGCTTTATATTTATTTTCTAATAACTTGGTTTTTATTGAAGAAGTTAAAAATCAAACATCTTCAGGATCTGTCGTAATAAATGAAACTTTAGTTCATATTTTACATCCGAATTTACCATTTGGAGGAGTTAATCATTCAGGAATTGGTGCGTCAACTGGTTATGAAGGGTTTAAAGATTTTTCACACATGAAGCCAGTCTTACACGTAAATCGTATTTTATCGCCATCCAAATTTCTTAATTATCCGTATACTTCTACAACCCAAAAGGTAATTGATTTTTTGATGAAATATTTTTAA
- a CDS encoding LysE family transporter, with amino-acid sequence MQYLELLLIGIFTAFIGSSIPGLLNMTVVKIGKQEGTKSAYTFMLGTAITIAIQVYLAIFLAKFINFNEEVTKIFRQVGLTVFVMITIYFLFFAKKQDLKKKNKRLKQQGDVKQKNKFLYGLLLSAVNVFPIPFYVFLSATLVSYKITVFGQPNSSIFALGVVIGSMIIFSLYLKFFNSKSEENSFILKNINYVIGGVTSVVSILTIYQLFL; translated from the coding sequence ATGCAGTATTTAGAACTACTTTTAATCGGAATTTTTACAGCTTTTATTGGATCATCCATTCCTGGATTATTGAATATGACGGTGGTGAAAATTGGTAAACAAGAAGGAACTAAAAGTGCATATACCTTTATGTTAGGAACAGCAATTACAATCGCGATTCAAGTTTATTTAGCCATTTTTTTAGCAAAATTCATTAATTTTAATGAAGAAGTAACTAAAATTTTCCGGCAAGTAGGATTAACAGTTTTTGTAATGATTACGATATATTTTCTATTTTTTGCGAAAAAACAAGACCTAAAAAAGAAAAATAAAAGACTAAAACAACAAGGAGATGTCAAACAGAAGAATAAGTTTTTATATGGATTATTGTTATCAGCTGTAAATGTTTTTCCGATACCTTTTTATGTCTTTTTAAGCGCAACTTTAGTTTCATATAAAATTACGGTTTTTGGTCAACCTAATAGCTCTATTTTTGCATTAGGCGTAGTGATTGGTTCGATGATAATTTTTAGTTTGTATCTTAAATTTTTCAATTCAAAATCAGAAGAAAATTCATTTATTCTAAAAAATATCAACTATGTCATTGGCGGTGTAACGAGCGTAGTTTCTATTTTGACGATTTATCAACTGTTTCTCTAA
- a CDS encoding valine--tRNA ligase, whose amino-acid sequence MEIASKYTPTEVEGKWYEYWMEKKYFKSTPDQRKAYTIVIPPPNVTGVLHMGHMLNNTIQDVLIRRARMRGFNACWVPGTDHASIATEAKVVAKLKEEGVSKFDIGREKFLEHAWDWTHKHGGIILDQLKKLGASCDWDRTKFTMDPDLSESVQRVFIDLYNKGLVYRGYRMVNWDPEAKTNISDEEVVYKEKNGKLYHLKYQVVGSDKYIVVATTRPETIFGDTAVCINPNDERYEWLKGQKVIVPLVGREVNIIEDEYVDLEFGTGCLKVTPAHDTNDYELGKKHNLEFIDIFTDDAKLNDYGLNYAGMDRFKARKEVEKELEEKGLLEKVEDYKNNVGTSERTGAVIEPKISNQWFLKMTDLAKPALDNVMNDTIKFHPAKFKNTYRNWMENVTDWNISRQLWWGHQIPAFFYGEGNEDFVVALTKEEALPLAQEKTGNTALTIEDLRQDEDALDTWFSSWLWPISVFDGINNPENEEINYYYPTQDLVTGPDIIFFWVARMIVAGYEYRNELPFENVYFTGIVRDKQGRKMSKSLGNSPDPIELMNEYGADATRMGMLLTAPAGNDLPFDVELCLQGRNFANKIWNAFRLIKGWEVKEDLEQTTAQAKAVNWFENKFQQTLADIEHNYDQYRLSDSLMAIYKLIWDDFCSWYLEVIKPTFGEPIDRKTFDATIGYLENVLKVLHPFMPFLTEEIWHLIAERTDDEALIVSKYPEITSFDETIIKNFENTKEATTAIRGLRSEKGMSPKEALEVFADTQATNEIYVDVFSKLGNVSNFNTGDKPEKGFAFRVGTLEFMIPMSDNIDVEAEREKLQKELEYYQGFLNSVRKKLSNEKFVAGAPEQVIGAERKKEADTLAKIAQIEEQLQAL is encoded by the coding sequence ATGGAAATCGCATCGAAATATACGCCGACAGAGGTAGAAGGAAAATGGTATGAATACTGGATGGAGAAAAAATATTTTAAATCTACACCAGACCAAAGAAAAGCTTACACAATTGTAATTCCACCGCCAAACGTCACAGGTGTCTTACATATGGGACATATGTTAAATAACACGATTCAAGACGTTTTGATTCGTCGTGCACGTATGCGTGGCTTCAATGCATGTTGGGTTCCCGGAACAGACCATGCTTCAATTGCTACTGAGGCAAAAGTAGTTGCGAAATTAAAAGAAGAAGGTGTTTCTAAATTTGATATCGGACGCGAAAAATTCTTAGAACACGCTTGGGATTGGACACATAAGCATGGTGGTATCATCTTGGATCAATTAAAGAAATTAGGTGCTTCTTGTGATTGGGATCGTACAAAATTTACAATGGATCCTGATTTATCTGAATCTGTTCAACGTGTATTTATCGATTTATACAACAAAGGTTTAGTGTATCGAGGGTATCGCATGGTAAATTGGGATCCAGAAGCAAAAACAAATATCTCTGACGAAGAGGTGGTTTACAAAGAGAAAAACGGAAAATTATACCACTTAAAATATCAAGTTGTAGGTTCTGACAAATATATCGTTGTAGCGACAACTCGTCCAGAAACTATTTTTGGGGATACTGCTGTTTGTATCAATCCAAACGATGAGCGTTACGAATGGTTAAAAGGACAAAAAGTAATTGTTCCTTTAGTTGGTCGTGAGGTAAATATCATCGAAGATGAGTATGTGGATTTAGAATTCGGAACAGGATGTTTAAAAGTAACGCCAGCTCATGATACGAATGACTACGAATTAGGAAAGAAACACAACTTAGAGTTCATCGATATCTTTACGGATGATGCAAAATTAAACGATTACGGATTAAACTATGCCGGAATGGATCGTTTCAAAGCGCGTAAAGAAGTTGAGAAAGAATTAGAAGAAAAAGGTTTACTTGAAAAAGTAGAAGATTATAAAAATAATGTAGGAACATCTGAAAGAACAGGAGCGGTTATCGAGCCTAAAATCTCGAATCAATGGTTCTTAAAAATGACAGATTTAGCAAAACCTGCATTAGATAACGTAATGAACGACACAATTAAATTTCACCCAGCGAAATTTAAAAATACCTATCGTAACTGGATGGAGAATGTAACAGATTGGAACATTTCTCGTCAATTATGGTGGGGACACCAAATTCCTGCATTTTTCTATGGTGAAGGAAACGAAGATTTCGTTGTTGCTTTAACAAAAGAAGAAGCATTACCATTAGCACAAGAAAAAACAGGAAATACTGCTTTAACTATTGAAGATTTACGTCAAGATGAAGATGCATTAGATACTTGGTTCTCTTCTTGGTTATGGCCAATTTCAGTTTTCGATGGAATCAATAATCCAGAAAACGAAGAAATCAATTATTACTATCCAACACAAGATTTAGTAACTGGTCCAGATATTATTTTCTTTTGGGTGGCACGTATGATTGTTGCTGGATACGAATATCGTAACGAATTGCCTTTCGAAAATGTATATTTCACAGGTATCGTTCGTGACAAACAAGGTCGTAAAATGTCGAAATCTTTAGGGAATTCGCCAGATCCGATTGAGTTAATGAACGAGTACGGAGCCGATGCTACGCGTATGGGAATGTTATTAACAGCTCCTGCTGGAAATGATTTACCATTTGATGTGGAGCTATGTTTACAAGGACGTAACTTCGCCAACAAAATTTGGAATGCTTTCCGTTTAATTAAAGGTTGGGAAGTTAAAGAAGATTTAGAACAAACTACAGCGCAAGCAAAAGCAGTAAACTGGTTCGAAAATAAATTCCAACAAACCTTAGCAGATATCGAACATAACTACGATCAATACCGTTTATCAGATTCGTTAATGGCAATCTATAAATTAATTTGGGATGATTTCTGTTCGTGGTATTTAGAAGTGATTAAACCAACTTTTGGAGAACCAATTGATCGCAAAACATTTGATGCAACGATTGGTTATTTAGAAAATGTATTGAAAGTTTTACATCCATTTATGCCTTTCTTAACAGAAGAAATTTGGCATTTAATTGCTGAAAGAACGGATGACGAAGCTTTAATTGTTTCGAAGTATCCAGAAATTACATCTTTTGATGAAACGATTATCAAAAATTTTGAAAATACGAAAGAAGCAACAACAGCAATTCGTGGTTTACGTTCAGAAAAAGGAATGTCTCCAAAAGAAGCATTAGAAGTTTTTGCTGATACACAAGCTACTAACGAAATCTATGTAGATGTATTCTCGAAATTAGGAAATGTTTCTAACTTCAATACTGGAGATAAACCAGAAAAAGGTTTTGCTTTCCGTGTAGGTACATTAGAATTTATGATTCCTATGTCTGATAATATTGATGTTGAAGCTGAACGCGAGAAATTACAAAAAGAGTTAGAATACTATCAAGGTTTCTTAAATTCTGTTCGTAAAAAATTATCTAATGAAAAATTTGTTGCTGGAGCGCCAGAACAAGTTATTGGTGCAGAACGAAAAAAAGAAGCAGACACATTGGCTAAAATTGCTCAAATCGAAGAGCAATTACAAGCTTTATAA
- a CDS encoding DUF1573 domain-containing protein gives MKKLMFVSVFALGISSAFAQTLSLDKEEIQFGNIKLNTDVTSKIKVTNTGDKPLVLKSVVGSCGCTAPDYPKTPIAPGASADITVKYSSGSMAGDFNKSVTITSNDATSSRKIFRVKGKAQ, from the coding sequence ATGAAAAAATTAATGTTTGTAAGTGTTTTTGCATTAGGTATTTCGAGTGCATTTGCTCAAACGCTTAGTTTAGATAAAGAAGAAATTCAATTTGGGAATATTAAATTGAATACAGATGTTACTTCAAAAATTAAAGTAACAAATACAGGAGACAAGCCTTTAGTTCTTAAAAGTGTTGTAGGATCTTGTGGATGTACAGCTCCTGATTACCCTAAAACCCCAATAGCTCCAGGCGCATCTGCAGATATCACAGTAAAATATTCGAGTGGTTCTATGGCAGGGGATTTTAATAAATCTGTCACAATCACATCTAATGATGCAACCTCTTCTCGTAAAATCTTCAGAGTAAAAGGTAAAGCACAATAA
- a CDS encoding LIC_10190 family membrane protein, whose protein sequence is MIAQLIFSTLLLLYFLGFGFLFQKIFPKINSSISFVILNGMIGVGLLSFLLAFFIPLNFTYEAILILISILSLIYHRKEVQKYVKELRNISRYFYIFSFLGLLVATTYPFILDHFGYYIPTIKWLDFAGFVKGLSNLEWVLAQNSFWHILQAAVNESLDVYYRLNISLFIVFNLYVFDKKCYKLLFFNTLFLFFLNSPSPDLPVFVITILLINEYLNQKGKVSDYLFYSTILVVIKPISIFLLIFFLIEYLKNKEYRFLKDKNILLIIFFTFLFCCKGIIVSSNPLFPISFSSIENLQWSSPKSMYDISKLNGKFIPLKDSFTFEEVMKMNSFEYLYAILFQNAVRSIILLFIIGFTLLTTIISFFYKKSTIQLLIFCCWIKLFAMLFLSPQFRFLLDILVIDVVLILSIFNHKTYFQFSKGISFLGVFAVSLFILFPNLGRLSSNSIRSFSYQKKIELKQLLQPGTYREIPTLEKKIGNILYNYPTNYPLIYNSPVPAISTSTLNSYLIYNGYPQQIDSLNVKNGFYFVQMNENERKKITEFLMQEQKKQAN, encoded by the coding sequence ATGATTGCGCAATTAATATTTTCAACGTTATTACTCTTATATTTTTTAGGATTTGGATTCCTTTTTCAAAAAATATTCCCAAAAATAAATTCGTCAATTTCTTTTGTTATTTTGAACGGGATGATAGGAGTAGGACTTCTCAGTTTTCTACTTGCATTTTTTATCCCTTTAAATTTTACTTACGAAGCAATTTTAATTCTTATTTCTATTCTTTCCTTAATTTATCATAGAAAAGAGGTTCAAAAATATGTGAAAGAGTTGAGAAATATTTCACGATATTTTTATATATTTTCTTTTTTAGGCTTGTTGGTTGCAACAACTTATCCGTTTATTTTAGACCATTTTGGTTACTACATTCCGACGATAAAATGGTTGGATTTTGCTGGTTTTGTAAAGGGACTTTCTAATTTAGAATGGGTTTTAGCACAAAATAGTTTTTGGCATATTTTACAAGCTGCTGTTAACGAGAGTTTGGATGTTTATTATCGATTAAACATAAGTTTATTTATTGTTTTTAATTTATATGTATTTGATAAAAAGTGCTACAAATTGTTGTTTTTTAACACTTTGTTTTTATTTTTTTTAAATTCTCCTTCTCCCGATTTACCTGTTTTTGTTATAACAATTTTACTAATTAATGAATATTTAAATCAAAAAGGAAAAGTTTCAGACTATTTATTTTATTCGACAATTTTGGTTGTCATAAAACCAATTAGCATTTTTCTACTGATTTTTTTCTTAATTGAATATTTGAAGAATAAAGAATATAGATTTTTGAAGGATAAAAACATTCTTTTAATCATATTTTTTACTTTTTTGTTTTGTTGCAAAGGAATTATTGTTTCTTCAAATCCTTTATTTCCTATAAGCTTCAGTTCTATTGAAAATCTCCAATGGAGTTCGCCGAAAAGTATGTATGATATCTCGAAATTAAATGGAAAGTTTATTCCTCTAAAGGATTCTTTTACATTTGAAGAGGTAATGAAAATGAATTCATTTGAATATTTATATGCAATTTTGTTTCAGAATGCTGTGCGGTCAATTATATTATTATTCATTATAGGATTTACACTTTTAACAACAATAATTAGTTTTTTCTACAAAAAATCGACCATTCAATTATTAATATTTTGTTGCTGGATAAAGTTATTTGCAATGCTATTTTTATCGCCTCAATTTAGATTTCTTTTAGATATTTTGGTTATTGATGTTGTACTAATTTTAAGTATTTTTAATCATAAAACCTATTTTCAGTTTTCAAAAGGAATAAGTTTTTTAGGTGTCTTTGCAGTTTCTCTTTTTATTTTATTTCCAAACTTAGGTAGATTAAGTTCAAATTCAATACGATCTTTTTCTTATCAAAAAAAAATAGAATTAAAGCAACTTTTACAGCCAGGTACTTACAGAGAAATACCAACATTAGAAAAAAAAATAGGAAATATTTTATATAATTACCCTACAAATTATCCCTTGATTTATAACTCTCCTGTACCTGCGATTAGTACTTCGACTTTGAATAGTTATTTAATATATAATGGTTATCCGCAACAAATAGATTCTTTAAATGTGAAAAATGGATTTTATTTTGTTCAGATGAATGAAAATGAACGAAAAAAAATAACTGAATTTTTGATGCAAGAACAAAAAAAGCAAGCTAATTAG
- a CDS encoding metal-dependent transcriptional regulator, whose amino-acid sequence MNSLVEENYLKALFHLSGNGKGEVNVKELSKHLEIKMPTVNSMMKKLAEKELVIYESYKPLRLSDKGILKASLIVRKHRLTEMFLVEKMGFGWEEVHEIAEQIEHIQSPSFFDKMDEILNYPKLDPHGSPIPDKYGNVEFVHYKKLSEFQKGDLVEICAVIGSSDEFLKYLNSKNIQLNDKIKIISIEEFDGTMTVEFLETNEVETFSNHVTSRLLGK is encoded by the coding sequence ATGAATTCATTAGTCGAAGAAAATTACTTAAAAGCATTATTTCATTTATCTGGAAATGGAAAAGGAGAAGTTAATGTAAAAGAGTTAAGTAAGCATTTAGAGATAAAAATGCCTACGGTAAATAGTATGATGAAAAAATTAGCTGAAAAAGAATTGGTGATCTATGAATCGTATAAACCACTTCGGTTATCTGATAAAGGAATTTTGAAAGCATCTTTGATTGTACGAAAACATCGATTAACGGAAATGTTTTTGGTCGAAAAAATGGGATTTGGTTGGGAAGAAGTACATGAAATTGCAGAGCAAATAGAACATATTCAAAGTCCTTCTTTTTTTGATAAAATGGATGAAATTTTAAATTATCCCAAATTAGATCCACATGGCTCGCCAATTCCAGATAAATATGGAAATGTAGAGTTTGTTCACTATAAAAAATTGTCTGAATTTCAAAAAGGAGATTTAGTTGAAATTTGTGCTGTTATAGGTTCTTCGGATGAATTTTTAAAATATCTGAATTCGAAAAACATTCAGCTAAATGATAAAATAAAGATCATTTCAATTGAGGAATTTGATGGAACTATGACGGTAGAATTTCTTGAAACAAATGAAGTTGAAACTTTTAGTAATCATGTAACGTCAAGGTTGTTAGGTAAATAA